The following proteins are encoded in a genomic region of Hyphomicrobiales bacterium:
- the xth gene encoding exodeoxyribonuclease III — MTTFKLITWNINSVRLRMPQVERLLLEQEPDVLCLQETKCPNDKFPENAFKKAGYPNIAKHGQKGYHGVATVSRHPFTESFSRDFCEMGDARHIATDFKIGPGIRIHNFYVPAGGDEADIDKNPKFDHKMKFLNEMNEWIGGEESNRPAILVGDLNIAPYESDVWSHKKMLKVVSHTPIETEGLEAVRAKGRWIDTQRLLIPEPEELFTWWSYRSPNWEAANKGRRLDHIWATEHLDGTIARTKVLKHARSWERPSDHAPVLTEFEF, encoded by the coding sequence ATGACCACCTTCAAACTTATCACTTGGAATATAAACTCTGTGCGTTTACGGATGCCGCAGGTGGAAAGACTTTTGCTAGAACAAGAACCCGATGTTTTGTGCCTTCAAGAAACCAAATGTCCGAATGACAAATTTCCAGAAAATGCCTTCAAAAAAGCTGGATATCCTAACATCGCCAAACACGGCCAAAAAGGCTACCACGGTGTAGCTACCGTATCACGGCACCCTTTCACTGAAAGCTTTTCGCGTGATTTTTGCGAAATGGGCGACGCACGTCATATAGCAACGGATTTTAAAATCGGTCCTGGCATCCGAATTCATAATTTTTATGTTCCAGCTGGTGGCGATGAAGCTGACATCGATAAGAATCCTAAATTTGACCATAAAATGAAGTTTCTTAATGAAATGAATGAGTGGATAGGCGGCGAAGAATCCAACCGCCCCGCCATTCTTGTTGGCGATCTCAACATCGCGCCCTATGAAAGCGATGTGTGGTCACACAAGAAAATGCTGAAAGTCGTCAGTCACACACCTATTGAGACCGAGGGCCTTGAAGCAGTGAGAGCCAAGGGACGCTGGATAGACACGCAGCGTCTTCTTATACCAGAACCAGAAGAACTCTTTACATGGTGGAGTTATCGCTCACCCAATTGGGAAGCGGCGAATAAAGGCCGCAGGCTTGATCATATTTGGGCGACAGAACATCTTGATGGCACAATCGCCAGAACCAAGGTTCTCAAACATGCCAGAAGCTGGGAGAGACCTTCAGACCACGCCCCTGTATTGACTGAATTTGAGTTTTAG
- a CDS encoding P-II family nitrogen regulator encodes MKIIMAIVKPFKLDDVREALTGIGVQGLTVSEVKGYGRQKGHTEIYRGTEYAVSFLPKIKVEVAVSDDLVDKVVETISSSAQTGQIGDGKIFVYNLETAVRIRTGETGGEAL; translated from the coding sequence ATGAAAATCATTATGGCCATTGTTAAACCATTCAAACTCGATGACGTGCGCGAAGCGCTCACTGGGATCGGCGTTCAAGGTTTGACAGTTAGTGAAGTTAAAGGTTATGGGCGCCAAAAGGGGCATACAGAAATATATCGCGGAACAGAATATGCGGTAAGTTTCCTGCCAAAGATCAAGGTCGAAGTCGCTGTCAGTGATGACTTAGTAGATAAGGTCGTGGAAACGATCTCTTCATCTGCTCAAACAGGTCAAATCGGCGATGGCAAAATCTTTGTCTACAATCTCGAAACAGCTGTTCGTATTCGTACCGGCGAAACTGGTGGTGAGGCACTTTAA
- a CDS encoding ammonium transporter has protein sequence MKLLFSRAKALPLAFVLSSVAAPALAQDAPAVHPEVAYIFNTLLFLIGGFLVMFMAAGFAMLEAGLVRSKNVSMQCLKNIGLYSIAGIMFWIIGYNLMYNNVDGSFLPNFVGNPGAYGWDAVGGNALDTGYSTASDWFFQMVFVAATASIVSGTVAERVKIWPFFIFTAILTGVFYPITGSWQWGGGWLADMGFSDFAGSTIVHSVGGWAALAGAIVIGARYGKYGKDGSITVMPGSSIPLATLGTFILWLGWFGFNGASQLAMGSIGDVSDVSRIFANTNLAAAGGVVATIILTQLLYKKIDVTMALNGALAGLVSITAEPLNPTPLLAILIGGVGGVIVVFAVPLLDKLKIDDVVGAIPVHLFAGIWGTLIVPLSNSDASYGIQIIGIISYGIFTFIASFILWTILKVTIGVRASDEDQMVGLDKAEIGIEAYPEFGMSR, from the coding sequence ATGAAACTCTTATTCTCTCGTGCTAAGGCCTTACCTCTTGCCTTTGTGCTCAGCAGTGTCGCAGCACCTGCACTGGCACAAGATGCGCCAGCGGTTCACCCTGAAGTGGCCTATATCTTCAACACTCTTTTATTCCTAATCGGTGGCTTTCTGGTCATGTTCATGGCCGCAGGCTTTGCCATGTTGGAAGCTGGGCTTGTGCGTTCTAAAAACGTCTCAATGCAATGCCTGAAAAATATCGGCCTTTACTCAATCGCCGGCATTATGTTCTGGATTATCGGCTATAATCTTATGTACAATAATGTCGATGGCAGCTTCTTGCCTAATTTTGTTGGCAATCCAGGCGCCTATGGCTGGGATGCTGTCGGTGGCAACGCCCTCGACACAGGCTACTCAACGGCATCTGACTGGTTCTTCCAGATGGTTTTCGTGGCAGCAACCGCATCCATCGTTTCAGGCACCGTAGCTGAACGTGTTAAAATTTGGCCATTCTTCATCTTTACAGCCATTCTAACAGGTGTCTTCTACCCAATCACTGGCTCATGGCAGTGGGGCGGCGGCTGGCTTGCAGATATGGGCTTCTCTGATTTTGCTGGTTCAACAATCGTCCACTCTGTTGGTGGTTGGGCTGCTCTTGCTGGTGCCATCGTTATTGGCGCTCGTTATGGCAAATATGGAAAAGACGGATCTATCACAGTAATGCCTGGTTCTTCAATTCCGCTAGCAACCCTTGGAACATTCATTCTTTGGCTCGGTTGGTTTGGTTTCAACGGCGCATCACAGCTCGCTATGGGTTCAATTGGTGATGTATCAGATGTATCTCGCATCTTTGCCAATACAAATCTCGCTGCTGCCGGTGGTGTTGTTGCAACAATCATCCTGACACAACTTTTGTATAAAAAGATTGATGTCACAATGGCGCTCAATGGCGCTCTTGCAGGCCTCGTATCGATCACAGCCGAACCTCTTAATCCAACACCGTTGCTGGCAATCCTTATCGGTGGCGTTGGTGGTGTTATCGTTGTCTTCGCTGTACCTCTTCTCGATAAACTAAAAATCGATGACGTGGTTGGTGCCATCCCTGTCCACTTGTTTGCAGGTATTTGGGGTACACTCATCGTGCCACTGTCAAACTCTGATGCAAGCTACGGTATTCAGATTATTGGTATTATCTCTTATGGTATATTCACCTTTATTGCCTCATTCATTTTGTGGACAATCCTAAAGGTTACAATTGGCGTTCGCGCTTCTGATGAAGATCAGATGGTCGGACTCGATAAAGCAGAAATTGGTATAGAAGCCTATCCAGAATTTGGAATGTCTAGATAA
- a CDS encoding response regulator transcription factor: MTARKILIVDDDADLCEALVEQLSLYEEFDIEHQENATKGVKSARDGHCDLLIMDVGLPDMDGREAVKILRKGGFKAPIIMLTGHDTDSDTILGLEAGANDYVTKPFRFAVLLARIRAQLRQHEQSEDATFTIGPYVFRPSAKVLSDETGAKVRLTEKETSILKYLYRVGDKPVTRDILLEEVWGYNSGVTTHTLETHIYRLRQKIERDPSNAELLVTESGGYKLNP; this comes from the coding sequence ATGACCGCTCGGAAAATTTTGATTGTTGATGATGATGCTGATCTTTGTGAGGCGCTTGTGGAGCAGCTTAGCCTTTATGAAGAATTTGATATTGAGCATCAGGAAAATGCGACAAAAGGTGTTAAATCAGCGAGGGATGGTCACTGCGATCTTTTAATTATGGATGTGGGCTTGCCTGATATGGATGGTCGTGAGGCTGTTAAGATATTGCGTAAAGGTGGCTTTAAAGCACCTATTATTATGCTAACCGGACATGACACTGATTCTGATACTATTTTGGGTCTTGAAGCTGGTGCTAATGATTATGTCACGAAGCCTTTCCGGTTTGCTGTGCTGCTTGCTCGAATTCGCGCACAATTGCGCCAGCATGAGCAAAGTGAAGATGCGACTTTCACGATTGGCCCCTATGTTTTTCGCCCCAGCGCCAAAGTTTTGTCAGATGAAACTGGCGCTAAAGTCCGCTTGACTGAAAAAGAAACCTCTATTTTGAAATATTTATACCGTGTTGGCGATAAACCAGTCACGCGAGATATTTTGCTTGAAGAGGTTTGGGGATATAATTCCGGCGTGACAACACATACACTGGAAACACATATTTATCGCCTTCGTCAAAAAATAGAGCGGGATCCCTCTAATGCAGAATTGCTTGTGACTGAAAGTGGTGGTTATAAGTTAAATCCATAA
- the leuS gene encoding leucine--tRNA ligase: MAPERYNPRDAEPRWQSYWSEKKIFETDNNDSRPKYYVLEMFPYPSGRIHMGHVRNYTMGDVVARYKRAKGFSVLHPMGWDAFGMPAENAAMQNNSHPKEWTYQNIATMRDQLKVMGLSLDWSREFATCDVDYYHRQQQMFLDFLAKDLIYRKESKVNWDPVDHTVLANEQVIDGCGWRSGAPVEQRDLTQWFFKITDFSEDLLEKLDTLEDWPEKVRLMQRNWIGKSEGLRLHFEFAGQAPESSKTLEVFTTRPDTLFGASFMAISAQHPLAAELAKLNQELSDFIDECQRMGTSLAAVETAEKKGYATGYSVAHPFIEGHKLPIYVANFVLMGYGTGAVFGCPAHDQRDLDFARAYDLPVKPVVLPHGEDAATFSIDTEANTNDGLLYNSDFLDGLTVAQAKEAVAAKLEGTMLNGEPIAKRQINYRLRDWGISRQRYWGCPIPIIHCDECGAVPVKSDDLPVKLPDDVTFDKPGNPLDRHESWGKVACPSCGKMAKRETDTMDTFVDSSWYFARFTDPKANTPTTPEIADAWLPVDQYIGGIEHAILHLLYSRFFARAMSVAGHLNTDEPFKGLFTQGMVTHETYKALDGGWKNPTDLRFEENDGKRKAFDLETGEEVAIGGIEKMSKSKRNTVDPTDILETYGADTARWFMLSDTPPERDLEWTASGAEGAFRFIQRIYRLFADYQSHGFEKSFVPESIGSSALNIRKAAHKAVHLVEGDIEKLGFNRAVARVYELVNLLAKEKLTKESSADMISVYGEALSFLASIIAPMIPHLAEECWALLGNDTPLALSDWPLYSPDLLVESTITLPIQINGKKRADITIAADASQQEVEAAVLKLDPVQKALDGKQPRKLIVVPKRIVNVVI; the protein is encoded by the coding sequence ATGGCACCTGAACGCTACAATCCACGTGATGCGGAACCTCGCTGGCAATCATATTGGTCTGAAAAGAAAATTTTCGAAACCGATAACAACGATTCACGACCAAAATACTATGTGCTGGAGATGTTTCCCTATCCATCGGGTCGCATTCATATGGGCCATGTACGCAATTATACGATGGGCGATGTGGTTGCGCGCTATAAACGCGCTAAGGGATTCAGCGTTCTCCATCCTATGGGCTGGGATGCCTTTGGAATGCCCGCTGAAAACGCGGCAATGCAAAACAATTCCCATCCAAAAGAATGGACCTATCAGAATATCGCAACCATGCGCGATCAGCTCAAGGTCATGGGACTATCTCTTGATTGGTCTCGAGAGTTTGCCACTTGCGATGTTGATTATTATCACCGCCAACAACAAATGTTTCTCGACTTCCTCGCTAAGGATTTGATTTATAGAAAAGAATCTAAAGTAAATTGGGACCCTGTTGATCACACCGTGCTTGCTAATGAGCAAGTTATCGATGGCTGCGGTTGGCGCTCTGGCGCACCTGTGGAACAGCGCGATTTAACGCAATGGTTTTTCAAAATCACTGACTTTAGTGAAGATCTGCTAGAAAAATTAGACACACTAGAAGATTGGCCTGAAAAAGTACGCCTCATGCAGCGCAACTGGATTGGAAAATCTGAAGGACTGCGTCTGCATTTTGAATTTGCTGGCCAAGCCCCTGAGAGCTCAAAAACACTAGAAGTCTTTACCACAAGACCAGACACATTGTTTGGTGCAAGCTTCATGGCAATTTCAGCACAACATCCTCTCGCTGCTGAATTAGCTAAATTAAATCAAGAACTTAGTGACTTCATAGACGAATGCCAGCGTATGGGAACAAGCCTTGCGGCTGTCGAAACTGCTGAGAAGAAAGGCTATGCAACAGGATACAGTGTTGCTCACCCATTCATTGAGGGGCACAAACTGCCAATCTATGTGGCGAATTTTGTCCTCATGGGATATGGCACTGGTGCTGTTTTTGGTTGTCCTGCCCATGACCAACGCGATCTCGATTTTGCCCGTGCTTATGATCTCCCCGTTAAACCTGTAGTCCTGCCGCATGGAGAAGATGCCGCAACATTTTCAATCGATACCGAGGCCAACACGAATGACGGCCTACTTTATAATTCAGACTTCCTTGATGGGCTAACAGTTGCACAGGCAAAAGAAGCAGTCGCAGCAAAGCTTGAAGGCACAATGCTTAATGGCGAACCGATAGCAAAGCGCCAAATCAACTACCGCCTTCGCGACTGGGGCATTTCACGTCAACGCTATTGGGGGTGCCCGATCCCAATCATACATTGTGATGAGTGTGGTGCCGTGCCTGTTAAATCAGATGATTTGCCCGTGAAGCTTCCTGATGATGTGACATTCGACAAGCCAGGAAACCCACTCGATCGCCATGAAAGCTGGGGTAAAGTTGCTTGCCCTTCATGCGGCAAGATGGCGAAACGTGAAACAGACACCATGGATACATTTGTTGATTCGTCATGGTATTTTGCCCGTTTCACCGATCCCAAAGCCAACACTCCCACCACACCAGAAATCGCGGATGCTTGGCTCCCTGTAGATCAATATATTGGCGGCATCGAACACGCGATATTGCATCTGCTTTATTCTCGTTTTTTCGCAAGAGCAATGAGTGTCGCAGGACATTTGAACACAGATGAACCATTCAAAGGCCTGTTTACACAGGGAATGGTAACCCACGAAACCTACAAAGCTCTTGATGGAGGCTGGAAGAATCCAACTGATCTGCGGTTTGAAGAAAATGACGGAAAACGCAAAGCCTTTGACCTTGAAACAGGTGAGGAAGTTGCAATTGGTGGCATCGAAAAAATGTCCAAATCGAAACGCAATACAGTGGATCCTACAGACATTTTGGAAACCTATGGAGCTGATACCGCCCGCTGGTTTATGCTTTCAGACACACCGCCTGAGCGTGATCTAGAATGGACCGCATCTGGTGCAGAAGGTGCGTTCCGATTTATTCAACGTATTTATCGTTTATTTGCTGACTATCAATCTCATGGTTTTGAAAAAAGTTTCGTACCCGAATCAATCGGAAGCAGTGCACTTAATATTCGCAAAGCTGCACATAAAGCAGTTCATTTAGTTGAAGGTGATATTGAAAAACTGGGCTTCAACCGCGCAGTTGCACGAGTTTATGAACTTGTGAACCTTCTGGCCAAAGAGAAACTCACTAAAGAATCTTCGGCTGATATGATCAGCGTATATGGTGAGGCGCTCAGTTTTCTCGCCTCCATCATCGCCCCTATGATACCCCATCTAGCTGAAGAGTGCTGGGCTTTGCTAGGTAATGATACCCCACTGGCACTCAGCGACTGGCCCTTGTATTCCCCTGATCTACTCGTTGAAAGCACCATTACGTTACCGATTCAAATCAATGGCAAAAAACGCGCAGATATTACGATTGCTGCTGATGCCAGCCAACAAGAAGTAGAAGCAGCCGTGCTTAAACTTGATCCTGTACAAAAAGCTTTAGATGGAAAACAGCCCCGCAAACTTATTGTTGTACCAAAACGCATAGTAAATGTGGTTATATAG
- a CDS encoding cyclic nucleotide-binding domain-containing protein, giving the protein MSLPDDIDRLRRVSFLSVLDDECLRLIAFNAEHESLSDAQTVFFDGEQALGALLITGGSLSQMELVNGELKERRRLKAGSIVDPYALISDIRRSFTAKAVGDLSYMLLDRPTFMKAMTNYPDLAQRVQDYLSDDITRVASSLSNVASRLDYIN; this is encoded by the coding sequence ATGAGCTTACCAGATGATATTGATCGCTTAAGGCGTGTTTCGTTTTTAAGTGTTCTTGATGATGAGTGTTTGCGGTTGATTGCGTTTAACGCTGAGCATGAATCACTGAGTGATGCGCAAACTGTTTTTTTTGACGGGGAACAAGCACTTGGCGCCTTACTCATTACTGGCGGTTCCTTATCGCAAATGGAACTTGTCAATGGTGAATTGAAAGAGCGCAGACGTTTAAAAGCTGGATCAATTGTTGATCCTTATGCTTTGATTTCAGACATTCGTCGCTCTTTTACAGCTAAAGCAGTTGGTGATTTGTCTTATATGCTGCTTGATCGCCCTACCTTTATGAAGGCGATGACTAATTATCCTGATCTCGCGCAACGGGTTCAAGATTATTTGTCTGATGATATTACGCGCGTTGCATCATCTCTATCTAATGTTGCTTCCCGATTGGACTATATTAATTGA
- a CDS encoding L,D-transpeptidase family protein translates to MNIVYISSNWKSLSHGNFVMGTRSSAIIAPCALGRSGIKSIKREGDGGTPIGSFKVIEAYYRPDRISRPNTSLPLHPIVKNLGWCDAPNDKNYNRKIRLPYIPSHERLMRKDHLYDLMVVLDYNISQRKRGAGSAIFFHLAHKDYRPTEGCVAVHKNVMLRFLERANSNTRFIIKQ, encoded by the coding sequence ATGAACATCGTGTACATAAGCTCTAACTGGAAATCACTTTCACATGGCAATTTTGTGATGGGCACGCGATCAAGCGCCATCATTGCACCCTGCGCCCTTGGTCGTAGCGGCATCAAAAGCATCAAACGCGAAGGAGACGGCGGCACCCCTATTGGGAGCTTCAAGGTTATAGAAGCTTATTATCGACCTGACCGAATAAGCCGCCCCAACACAAGCTTACCCCTCCATCCGATCGTTAAGAATCTTGGCTGGTGTGATGCTCCTAACGACAAAAACTATAATAGAAAGATCAGGTTACCCTATATCCCATCTCATGAACGGCTTATGCGTAAAGATCACCTTTATGATTTGATGGTTGTGCTTGATTACAATATTTCACAACGAAAGCGTGGCGCGGGAAGTGCTATATTTTTTCACCTCGCACACAAAGATTATCGGCCAACCGAAGGCTGTGTTGCCGTTCACAAGAATGTCATGCTCAGGTTTTTGGAACGTGCAAATTCGAACACGCGCTTCATCATCAAACAGTGA
- a CDS encoding outer-membrane lipoprotein carrier protein LolA — MSILKRHSPHYNMSQASLRTILTVVLLTLSTLIILSSFNTIAHAALDDNQKRVLKNISEKMNSNKTLAGNFIQTGPNGDTAKGDFYLNKPGKIRFKYKKPATIDIIADGKSVAIINTKLETQDLLPIKKTPLRYLLRKKLNLNKIKGIKNVGLLGNAIVVIIEDPEAFNESQLRLFFHKDTYALEQWIVTDAQGLDTSVQLLDTKKNTKLKSELFKIKYPGR, encoded by the coding sequence ATGAGCATTCTCAAGCGTCATTCACCACACTATAATATGAGTCAAGCAAGCCTAAGGACGATACTAACCGTTGTCTTACTCACTCTCTCAACACTCATTATCCTCTCATCATTCAACACCATTGCTCATGCAGCACTTGATGATAACCAAAAGCGGGTATTGAAAAATATATCTGAGAAAATGAACAGCAATAAAACGCTGGCAGGTAATTTTATTCAAACAGGCCCCAATGGGGATACAGCCAAGGGTGATTTTTATCTCAATAAACCTGGTAAAATCCGCTTCAAATATAAAAAACCGGCAACAATCGATATAATTGCAGACGGAAAAAGTGTCGCTATTATTAATACAAAGCTTGAAACTCAAGACCTATTGCCCATCAAAAAGACACCGCTGCGTTACCTTCTACGTAAAAAGCTTAACTTAAACAAAATCAAAGGCATCAAAAATGTGGGCTTGTTAGGCAATGCAATTGTGGTCATCATCGAAGATCCTGAAGCTTTCAATGAAAGCCAATTACGCCTTTTCTTCCACAAAGACACATATGCGCTGGAACAATGGATTGTAACTGACGCCCAAGGTCTTGATACCTCTGTTCAACTTTTAGATACGAAGAAAAATACCAAATTGAAATCTGAATTGTTCAAAATCAAATATCCGGGCAGATAA
- a CDS encoding YggS family pyridoxal phosphate-dependent enzyme, producing the protein MSDVDKRLLSVLDTIKAESSGEKEVTLIAVSKTFEGDHIEPALVAGHRHFGENRVQESQKKWPGLKQKYPNTRLHLIGPLQSNKAADAVELFDVIHTVDREKIAKNLASEMKKQDRILDVYIQVNTGQEPQKAGVLPKEADAFIARCIEHHGLNVVGLMCIPPFDANPEPHFQLLSEMASKHGLEELSMGMSCDYQQAIKAGATCVRVGSAIFGSRAKQ; encoded by the coding sequence ATGAGTGACGTTGACAAGAGACTGTTGAGCGTTCTTGACACAATAAAAGCTGAGTCATCGGGCGAGAAAGAAGTGACGCTCATTGCTGTTTCGAAAACATTTGAAGGCGATCATATCGAGCCGGCGCTGGTGGCAGGACATCGTCATTTTGGGGAGAATAGGGTTCAAGAAAGCCAGAAAAAATGGCCAGGCCTTAAGCAAAAATATCCTAATACTCGGCTGCATTTAATCGGGCCACTGCAATCAAATAAAGCAGCAGACGCGGTTGAACTTTTCGACGTCATTCACACAGTTGACCGTGAGAAAATTGCAAAAAACCTTGCGAGTGAAATGAAAAAACAAGATCGTATTCTGGATGTTTATATTCAGGTCAATACAGGGCAGGAACCTCAAAAGGCAGGTGTTTTACCCAAAGAAGCAGACGCCTTTATTGCTCGATGCATTGAGCATCACGGATTGAATGTGGTGGGGCTTATGTGTATTCCGCCCTTTGATGCAAACCCAGAGCCTCATTTTCAACTTTTATCTGAAATGGCGTCAAAACATGGTTTGGAAGAGTTATCGATGGGTATGTCTTGTGACTATCAACAAGCCATAAAAGCGGGTGCGACTTGCGTGCGCGTTGGCAGCGCGATCTTTGGTTCGCGCGCTAAACAGTAG
- a CDS encoding DNA translocase FtsK produces the protein MTDTANFNDLSHKLSSGNSLSKLGCQIIGLLIIIASVLTCIALASWNVEDPSLTHATSQSSSNLLGFIGSSLADILLQFFGIAGVILALLPAIWGWQMFRLRLRRVRLKQITYFFVIILLTSGFAACLPVPETWPMPTGLGGITGNGIVAIPFLFFSDALSGYLSPILAILLALPVPFLFPKAFYVAKMQKEIVEAHEVKISKADHKKIDKPKEAVVLPMILGAVTHTAYSMRAKAKHQLASRRTKMQREHVPQHDLTMDDGKNSSHLSGALSALSTLKRKLIDEPVADDGLGEYLDGSENLDKQYEEPAVVAPIAPETAQPQPQGIAAPQHEKIANPSTSTRVSPPAEKPKPSKAALAQIQKNLPGIKDPSDFELPPLHLLTEAPDDIGQHGLSEEALAQNAQLLEGVLDDFGVKGEIVHVRPGPVVTLYELEPAPGIKSSRVIGLADDIARSMSAIAARVAVIPGKNAIGIELPNAKRETVYFHESVASDTFETNKGKLPICLGKTIGGEPVIADLAGMPHLLVAGTTGSGKSVAINTMILSLLFRMTPEECKLIMIDPKMLELSIYDGIPHLLTPVVTDPKKAVVALKWTVREMEDRYRKMSKVGVRNIDGFNTRVKQAVEKNEPIVRTIQTGYDQETGEAIYEREELDLSPLPYIVVLIDEMADLMMVAGKDIEGTVQRLAQMARAAGIHVIMATQRPSVDVITGTIKANFPTRISFQVTSKIDSRTILGEQGAEQLLGMGDMLYMAGGGRIQRVHGPFVSDEEVEEIVNHLKDQGIPQYLGAVTEDIEEDEGTSSNDGSGNVTDSSDPYDQAVAIVLRDKKASTSYIQRRLGIGYNRAATIIERMEEEGVVGPANHAGKREILVGSDPEDDFNFSE, from the coding sequence ATGACAGACACCGCCAATTTTAATGACCTTTCCCATAAGCTTAGCAGCGGAAACTCTCTCAGCAAACTTGGCTGCCAAATTATTGGCTTATTGATTATCATAGCAAGTGTGCTGACCTGTATCGCCCTCGCCAGCTGGAATGTAGAAGACCCAAGCCTCACCCATGCAACCAGCCAGAGCAGTAGTAATTTGTTAGGCTTTATTGGCTCATCTCTCGCAGATATTTTGCTTCAATTCTTCGGTATAGCTGGCGTTATCTTAGCGCTTTTACCCGCAATCTGGGGTTGGCAAATGTTTCGGCTACGCCTTAGAAGAGTACGTTTAAAACAAATCACATACTTTTTTGTCATCATACTTCTAACGTCTGGTTTTGCCGCCTGTTTACCAGTTCCTGAAACATGGCCCATGCCAACCGGCTTAGGTGGAATTACTGGCAATGGCATCGTCGCCATTCCATTCCTATTTTTCAGCGATGCCCTCTCAGGTTATCTGTCACCCATACTCGCCATACTACTAGCCTTGCCTGTGCCTTTTTTATTCCCAAAAGCCTTTTATGTTGCCAAAATGCAAAAAGAAATTGTTGAAGCCCATGAGGTCAAAATTAGCAAAGCGGATCATAAAAAAATAGACAAGCCGAAAGAGGCTGTCGTTTTACCTATGATTTTAGGGGCGGTAACCCACACAGCTTATTCAATGCGGGCTAAGGCAAAACATCAACTCGCTAGCAGACGCACAAAAATGCAGCGTGAACATGTACCCCAGCACGATCTAACGATGGATGATGGCAAAAACTCAAGCCATTTATCAGGTGCCCTTTCCGCTCTTTCGACCCTCAAACGTAAACTTATAGATGAGCCCGTTGCCGATGACGGACTAGGTGAATATCTAGATGGTTCTGAAAACTTGGACAAACAATATGAAGAGCCCGCAGTTGTCGCACCAATCGCACCAGAAACAGCACAGCCCCAACCTCAAGGCATCGCAGCACCACAGCATGAAAAAATAGCCAACCCGTCAACATCGACACGCGTCTCACCACCCGCAGAAAAACCAAAACCTAGTAAAGCGGCACTTGCTCAAATACAAAAAAATCTCCCGGGCATTAAAGACCCTTCAGACTTTGAACTTCCACCGCTGCATCTTTTAACAGAAGCACCAGATGATATAGGCCAACATGGCCTATCAGAAGAAGCACTGGCACAAAATGCACAACTGCTTGAAGGCGTATTAGATGATTTTGGTGTTAAAGGCGAAATTGTCCATGTGCGCCCAGGTCCTGTTGTCACCCTTTATGAACTAGAACCAGCGCCTGGTATAAAATCATCCCGTGTTATCGGCCTTGCCGACGATATAGCCCGCTCAATGAGCGCTATTGCCGCTCGGGTCGCCGTTATTCCCGGTAAAAATGCAATCGGTATTGAATTGCCAAATGCTAAACGCGAAACAGTTTATTTTCATGAAAGCGTTGCTTCTGACACATTTGAAACTAACAAGGGCAAACTTCCTATCTGCCTTGGTAAAACGATTGGCGGCGAGCCCGTCATTGCCGATCTTGCCGGTATGCCACATTTGCTCGTGGCTGGTACAACAGGCTCTGGTAAATCGGTTGCCATTAACACGATGATCTTATCGCTTTTGTTCCGCATGACTCCGGAAGAATGCAAATTGATTATGATCGATCCAAAAATGCTAGAACTTTCGATCTATGACGGTATCCCACATCTTTTAACACCTGTTGTGACAGATCCCAAAAAAGCTGTTGTGGCCCTTAAATGGACAGTCCGGGAAATGGAAGATCGCTATCGCAAAATGTCAAAAGTCGGTGTGCGTAATATTGATGGTTTCAACACGCGCGTAAAACAAGCGGTAGAAAAAAATGAGCCAATTGTTCGCACAATCCAAACTGGTTATGATCAAGAAACTGGTGAAGCAATTTATGAACGCGAAGAACTAGATCTATCGCCCCTACCATATATCGTTGTTCTCATCGATGAGATGGCTGACTTGATGATGGTAGCAGGCAAAGATATTGAAGGCACTGTCCAACGCTTGGCACAAATGGCTCGTGCTGCAGGCATCCATGTAATCATGGCAACACAGCGCCCATCGGTGGATGTAATCACCGGTACAATCAAAGCTAACTTCCCAACCCGCATCTCTTTTCAAGTCACATCAAAAATCGACAGTCGCACTATTCTGGGAGAACAAGGCGCGGAACAACTGCTTGGTATGGGTGATATGCTTTATATGGCAGGCGGCGGTCGTATCCAGCGAGTTCATGGTCCTTTCGTATCCGATGAAGAGGTAGAAGAGATCGTCAACCACCTTAAAGATCAAGGTATTCCTCAATATTTGGGCGCCGTCACTGAAGACATTGAAGAAGACGAAGGCACATCATCAAATGATGGAAGTGGTAATGTGACTGATTCTTCCGATCCCTACGATCAAGCAGTAGCCATCGTTTTGCGCGACAAAAAAGCATCTACAAGCTACATCCAGCGCAGATTAGGTATTGGCTATAATCGGGCCGCAACCATCATTGAGCGCATGGAAGAAGAAGGTGTTGTCGGGCCTGCCAACCATGCGGGCAAACGTGAGATACTCGTGGGCAGTGATCCGGAAGACGACTTCAATTTTTCTGAATAA